A single genomic interval of Helianthus annuus cultivar XRQ/B chromosome 13, HanXRQr2.0-SUNRISE, whole genome shotgun sequence harbors:
- the LOC110902745 gene encoding uncharacterized protein LOC110902745: MGIIRSSFSFMLGTGFGIYVAQNYDVPNIHKLYKTGLVMVNHYEQNYRKPKATANDDHDHDHDDGRLNRS; the protein is encoded by the coding sequence ATGGGTATAATAAGAAGCAGCTTCTCGTTCATGTTAGGCACGGGTTTCGGGATCTACGTTGCTCAGAACTACGACGTTCCCAACATTCACAAGCTTTACAAGACGGGTCTTGTGATGGTCAACCACTATGAACAGAATTATCGCAAGCCAAAGGCCACTGCCAATGATGATCATGATCATGATCATGATGATGGCCGACTTAACAGATCATGA